Part of the Sphingomonas taxi genome, CTGACGCGGCAGCCGGATCGTCGCGACGGTGACATAGGCGCTGTCCTCGACCGGCCATTCCACCGACGTATCCTCGATCGGCTGCGTCTCGGCATTCGCCCACAGCTGCGCGCGCAGTTCGAACACCGCGTCGTGCACGTCGAAATAGTCGACCGCGGCGTGGCGGAAGCCGTCCTCGTCGGCATGCGGGTCGAGCTGCCAATCGTCGAGCGCCCGCTGCTCGGGCGCGACGGGGAAGGCGCCGAGCTTGGCGACGTAATCGCCGAAGCGGATCGGGCATTGGCTGAAATAATAATCGTCGAGCGGGTGGCTGAACGGATGGCCGTAGAAATCGAGCGTCGGGCTCGGCCCGCCGGTGACCGCGTTGAGCACCTTGTTGATGTTGCGCGCGAGCGACGAGGCGACGCTCTTCACGCCCTCGGGCAGCGGCGTCGCCGCGCCGATCTTGCCGGCCTGCGACAGGAAGCCCGCGGCGGTGCCGGCGGGGAAGGTGGTGCCGCTTGCCAGCACGAAATCCTGCGTCGGCGCGTCATGGCCGGGCAGTTTCTCGCCCTCGACGCCGAACACCTTGATCGCCATGCCGCGATGCGTCGAGACGCGGTCGCCGAGCCGCTCGCCCGGCCCCTGCGCGAAGCGCACCGCGACCTGGAACGTGCCGCCGCGCGCGAACAGGCCTTGCGCCAGTTCGGGCGGCAGGTCGTCGGCGACGGTGAGTTCGCCGATCACGCAGGCGGTGCTCTTGGCGTGGCTGGCGCGGACGGCATGGCCCTCGCGCTGTTCGACCGTCTGGCTCTCCTTGGTCATGCCGGCGATGATGCCGTCGATCGTCTTCTGTTCGTCGGGCTCGGGCGTCTCGATCCCGGGGGCGTAGCGCAGATAGGTCATGATTGCCTCCGGATCACTTGACGGGCGGGAAGGAGAACAGCTCGGTCTTGATCGACGCGGGCGCGCCCGGCGTGAACCAGTTGGTGTCCTGGATATGGCTGGCGGTGACGTACATCGTGCCGTCGCGCCCTTCTGAGAAGGTGTCGGGCCAGCGCAGCCGGCGGTCGGTCAGCACCGTCTCGACGGTCGACCCGTTGAGCCGCTTGATCGCATAATCGGTCGGCGAGGTGAGATAGAGCACGCCCGCCTGGCTCATCCACAGGCCGTCGGCGACATGCGTCTGCGCGACGGTGGTCACCGCGGCCGCGCGGTCGGCCTCGCTGACCCCGGGGCGCAATTTGGCGGTGTCGATCGCGTAGAGCGTCTTGCCGGTCAGCGCCTGGTAATACAGCGTCTTGCCGTCCTTGGAGATGGCGATGCCGTCCGACGCGAACGCCGGCTGGCGGCCGTCGGGACGGACCAGCGGCTTGCCGTCGATCGCCACCTTGACCGTCTTGTCGATCTGCGTCGAGGCGTGGCCGTCGAGCGCGCGGAAGCTCTTGCCGCTCTCCAGATCGACGACGATGATCGCGCCGCGCGTGCCGGAATCGGTGATGTAGCCGGTCTTGCCGTCGGGCGAGAAGCGGATGTCGTTGAGATAGGTGCCCTGCAGCGCGACGTCGCCGGGGACCGCGATCACCTTGGTGACGCGGTTGCCGGCGAGGTCGATGCGGACGAGCTTGGGCGCGCCCTCAAGGATTTTCTCATTGCCCGGCGCGCCGGGGTCGAGCACCCAGAGGTTGCCGTGGCCGTCGGGAACGATCGATTGCACGCAGACGAAATAATCGCCGACCGGCAGTTCGTTGGCGCGCGCGTTGCGCCAGCTGTTCCACTTGGCGTCGGGATAGGGACGCAGCGAGCCGTCCTTCATCACCTCGGCGACCGAAATCGGCGCATCGTCGGTCCAACGCGGGAAGTTGACGAAGCGGCGGCCGTCGGCGGTCACCGCGACGCCGGTCGCCTGATGGTCGAATTGCGCGACCTGGGTCAGGCGGCTGTCGCGCCCCTGCGCCTGGGCGACGCCGACGGCCGCCGCGGCGACGAGGCCGATCGCGGCGATACCGGCGGCAAAGGGGGCGACTTTCTTCATGGGCAAACTCCGGTCGATACTATCGGTGAGCGCAGCGGGATCGCCGGCGAACAGGTTGAGCAGGTGGCGCGCGACCGCATCGGGGTTCTCGCGCTGCGGGAAATGGCCGACGCCGGCGAGATGGACCTTCGCGAACGGGCCGGTGAATTTGGCGGGAACGTCCCGCGACGCGCTCGGCGGATTGATCCCGTCGGCGTCGCCCTGGATGTACATCGCGGGCAGCGACAGCGTGCGCGTCGCCTTGACCTTGTCCTCGAGCCACTGGCTGCGCGGATCGGGCTCGGCCTCGTCCCAGCGCGCGCGATAGCTGTGCAGCGTCACGTCGACCCAGTCGGGATTGTCGAACGACCGCGCGACGCGCGCGAAGGTCGCCTCGTCGAACCAGCCGGGCGGTGACCAATTGACCCAATGGATGTGCGCGAAGCCTTTGCGGTCGTCGCGCACCGCCTGCGCGCCGCGCGCGGTCGCCATGAACCAGTGATACCATTGCCGCTGCGCCTGTTCGAACGGCGGGGTCGGCATGCCGCCGAGCCGCGGCGGGGTCGACAGCATCGCCAGCCGCACGATCCGCTCGGGCCAGCCGACCGCGAGCGCCTCGGCGGTGTTCGATCCCCAATCGTGGCCGGCGACCATGAAGCGCGCGATGCCGAGCGCGTCCATCAGCGCGATGGCGTCGATCGCCAGCATCGCGCTGTTGCCGGTGCGCGGTGCCGCGGCATCGGCGAAGCGGGTGGCGCCGAAGCCGCGCAGGGTCGGCACGATCACCCGGAATCCCGCCTCGGCCAGCACCGGCGCCACCGCGTCCCAGGTAGATGCATCGTCGGGCCAGCCATGTATCAGCAAGATCGCGGGCGCATCGCGTTCGCCCAATTCGCGATAATCGATGATCAGATCATCACGGGCGACCGTCGGCATGGCGTTCTTTCTGTTACGTCACCGTCGACAACCGTCGATCAACTCGCGCGTTCCGATTTTAATCTGAATCAATAAAACATATTGGCCGGGAACGACGGGCCAAGGCTGCCGTTCTGGCCGCTACACCCGGCATCGGCGTACGGCCGGTTCGCCCCCGGCAGGAAAGGCCGCATCATGGCTCGGCAACGCTATCGTCCCCCGCACGACTTCGGCCTCGGTGGGGTCGCGATCGGCAACGAATTCCAGTTCGCCACCGACGACCAGGCCGAGGCGACGCTGGCCGCCGCCTGGGATGCCGGCGTGCGCTATTTCGACGTGTCGCCCTGGTACGGGCTCGGCCTCGCCGAGCGGCGCTTCGGCCGCTTCCTCGCGCGCAAGCCACGCGACGAGTTCGTCCTCTCGTCCAAGGTCGGCAAATTGCTGCGCGCCAGCCGCGACCATCAGGCGAAACGCTATTTCCCGTTCACCAATTCACCCAATACGCCGCATTTCGATTACAGCGCCGATGGCGTGCTGCGCTCGATCGACGACAGTCTGCAACGGCTCGGGCTCGACCGGCTCGACATCGTCTTCGTCCACGACCTGTCGCCCGACAACGATTTCCTGCCCGACGATTGGGAGACATTGTGGACCGTCGCGGAGCGGGGCGCCTTCCCGGCGCTGACCCGGCTGCGCGAGGAGGGCGTGATCGACGGCTGGGGGATGGGCGTGAACTGCCCGCAGCCGATCCTGCGCTGCCTCGAGGTCGCCGACAGCGACGTGCATCTGCTCGCCAGCCAATATTCGCTGGTCGATCACGCCAATGCGGTCGAGCAGGTGCTGCCCGCGGCGCGCGCGGCGGGGGTGAGCTTCGTCGTCGGTTCGGCGCTCAACGCCGGCTTCCTGGGCGGCGAACCGCGCTACAATTACGGCGCCGACAATATGGTGATTGCCGCCGACAAACGCGACAAGCTCGCGACGCTGCGCGCGGTCGCGGGACGGCACGGCGTCGATTTGGTCGCCGCGGCGCTGCAGTTCAGCCTGGCGCCCGACGTCGCCGCGGCACTGATCGTCGGCACCGCCAGCCCGGCGCATATCCTCGCCGACCATGCCGCGTTGCGGGCGAAGATCCCTGCCGGCTTCTGGGACGAATTGCGCGCGACCGGCGTGCTCCATCCGGATGCGGCGGTCCCGCCGGCATGATACCGATCCCGGGCGAACACGGCCCCCGTCGTGTTCGCCCGGGATCGGCCGCACCTCAATGGACCGCGACGCCCTCGTCGACGAGCCCGAAACTTTCCTCCAGCGTGGCGATCGACATGCTCAGGTGAGCCGCCGGCAAAGCCAGCCCCATCCGATCCATGATCATCAGGGCACGTTCCATCAGGGACAAAGCATCGAAACTGTCGGTCATCGTTCGTATCCATTGGCCCGGGTTAGGGCTGAGCGGCGCCTACGCAACATAAGCGCCGCCCACCAACGAACTTAGCCAATGATTGTAAGTGATTGCGTGACGAACCGATGATAGCTTCGTCATGATTAACGTCATCGTAAGCATGTAAACGCCAAACAACTTGCAGAGGCAAGAGCTTTCGCCGTCCTGATGTGGCAAGATCATCGTCAGATCCCGCTTATGCTCTCCATCCGACCATGACGATTATCAGAAACAGTCCCTTCTGCACGCCGTGGCATTGACCGGCCGGCATACGGTCCATATACGAATCGTATAGCCGAAAGGGACGAAGAAATGGGTATCGTCAAGATCGACGACGCACTGCACGCACAAGCGCGCCGCGCCAGCACGACGATGTGCCGCTCGATCAACGCGCAAGCCGAATTCTGGATGAAGATCGGCATGCTCGCCGAGGCCAATCCGACGCTGTCGTTCAACGATATCGTCGCCACGCAGCTGTCGGTCCGCGCGGCGGCAGCCGCCTGATGGTCAAGACTCCCGACGAACTGGCGCTGATGCGCATTGCCGGCCGGCTGCTCGCCTCGGTCTTCGAGATGCTCGACGCGCAGGATCTCGCCGGCATGTCGACCTTGCAGATCAACGACATGGTCGAACGCTTCATCACCGTCGACCTCGCCGCGCGGCCGGCGAGCAAGGGCCAATACGGCTTTCGCTTCGTGCTCAACTGCTCGATCAACCAGGTCGTCTGCCACGGCGTCCCCGACGCCGACGAGATCGTCCGCGACGGCGATATCATCAACCTCGACATCACGCTGGAGAAGAACGGCTTCATCGCCGATTCCAGCAAGACCTATCTGGTCGGCGACGCCCCCGCCGCGGCGAAGCGGCTGGTCCGCGTCGCGCAGGAGGCGATGTGGGCGGGGATCCGCCAGGTCCGCCCCGGCGCGCATGTCGGCGACATCGGCTTCGCGATCGAGCGCCACGCCCGCCAGAACGGCTATTCGGTGGTGCGCGAGTTCTGCGGCCACGGCATCGGCCGCGACATGCACGAGGAGCCGCAGGTGCTCAATTTCGGCCGGCGCGGCGCGGGCGTACGGCTGCGCGAGGGCATGACCTTCACGATCGAGCCGATGGTCAACCAGGGCAGCCGCAGGGTCTCGACCCGCGACGACGGCTGGACGGTGGTGACCGACGACGGCAAGCTCTCCGCGCAATTCGAGCACACCGTCGCGGTCACCCACGACGGCGTCGAGGTCCTGACCCTGCGCCGCGACGAGACGCAGGCGGGGTAGGGGACGGTGCCGGGCTGCCCGGTCGGCGTACCTGCGCTCGATCCGCCCCGACCCGTCAGCTCAGACCTGGTCCTTCAGGTCGAGGATCGGATGCCAGGTACACGACGTCGACGTGAGTTCGACGGCGCTCGAGCAGATTCGCCCGGCTTCCGCTATGTTCGCCAGCGTCGCTGTACGCCCCGGCTCGAGGATCACGATCTTGCGCCGGCCCGCGCTTTCCAGCGCGAAGTGGCA contains:
- a CDS encoding catalase family protein; this translates as MTYLRYAPGIETPEPDEQKTIDGIIAGMTKESQTVEQREGHAVRASHAKSTACVIGELTVADDLPPELAQGLFARGGTFQVAVRFAQGPGERLGDRVSTHRGMAIKVFGVEGEKLPGHDAPTQDFVLASGTTFPAGTAAGFLSQAGKIGAATPLPEGVKSVASSLARNINKVLNAVTGGPSPTLDFYGHPFSHPLDDYYFSQCPIRFGDYVAKLGAFPVAPEQRALDDWQLDPHADEDGFRHAAVDYFDVHDAVFELRAQLWANAETQPIEDTSVEWPVEDSAYVTVATIRLPRQAAYGPERVQYFDEVMTFRPAHSLAVHRPLGGVMRARLQVYKALSDFRHRENGIPAADTATIEAIPA
- a CDS encoding alpha/beta fold hydrolase; this translates as MPTVARDDLIIDYRELGERDAPAILLIHGWPDDASTWDAVAPVLAEAGFRVIVPTLRGFGATRFADAAAPRTGNSAMLAIDAIALMDALGIARFMVAGHDWGSNTAEALAVGWPERIVRLAMLSTPPRLGGMPTPPFEQAQRQWYHWFMATARGAQAVRDDRKGFAHIHWVNWSPPGWFDEATFARVARSFDNPDWVDVTLHSYRARWDEAEPDPRSQWLEDKVKATRTLSLPAMYIQGDADGINPPSASRDVPAKFTGPFAKVHLAGVGHFPQRENPDAVARHLLNLFAGDPAALTDSIDRSLPMKKVAPFAAGIAAIGLVAAAAVGVAQAQGRDSRLTQVAQFDHQATGVAVTADGRRFVNFPRWTDDAPISVAEVMKDGSLRPYPDAKWNSWRNARANELPVGDYFVCVQSIVPDGHGNLWVLDPGAPGNEKILEGAPKLVRIDLAGNRVTKVIAVPGDVALQGTYLNDIRFSPDGKTGYITDSGTRGAIIVVDLESGKSFRALDGHASTQIDKTVKVAIDGKPLVRPDGRQPAFASDGIAISKDGKTLYYQALTGKTLYAIDTAKLRPGVSEADRAAAVTTVAQTHVADGLWMSQAGVLYLTSPTDYAIKRLNGSTVETVLTDRRLRWPDTFSEGRDGTMYVTASHIQDTNWFTPGAPASIKTELFSFPPVK
- a CDS encoding aldo/keto reductase gives rise to the protein MARQRYRPPHDFGLGGVAIGNEFQFATDDQAEATLAAAWDAGVRYFDVSPWYGLGLAERRFGRFLARKPRDEFVLSSKVGKLLRASRDHQAKRYFPFTNSPNTPHFDYSADGVLRSIDDSLQRLGLDRLDIVFVHDLSPDNDFLPDDWETLWTVAERGAFPALTRLREEGVIDGWGMGVNCPQPILRCLEVADSDVHLLASQYSLVDHANAVEQVLPAARAAGVSFVVGSALNAGFLGGEPRYNYGADNMVIAADKRDKLATLRAVAGRHGVDLVAAALQFSLAPDVAAALIVGTASPAHILADHAALRAKIPAGFWDELRATGVLHPDAAVPPA
- a CDS encoding ParD-like family protein, with translation MGIVKIDDALHAQARRASTTMCRSINAQAEFWMKIGMLAEANPTLSFNDIVATQLSVRAAAAA
- the map gene encoding type I methionyl aminopeptidase — protein: MVKTPDELALMRIAGRLLASVFEMLDAQDLAGMSTLQINDMVERFITVDLAARPASKGQYGFRFVLNCSINQVVCHGVPDADEIVRDGDIINLDITLEKNGFIADSSKTYLVGDAPAAAKRLVRVAQEAMWAGIRQVRPGAHVGDIGFAIERHARQNGYSVVREFCGHGIGRDMHEEPQVLNFGRRGAGVRLREGMTFTIEPMVNQGSRRVSTRDDGWTVVTDDGKLSAQFEHTVAVTHDGVEVLTLRRDETQAG